The Serratia rhizosphaerae genome has a segment encoding these proteins:
- a CDS encoding ABC transporter substrate-binding protein has protein sequence MQKTVTRTPLAIFITGLFFSALNTSHAAQMPAGVKLASQQTIVVNNGSEVASLDPHKVEGNPESNIILNLLEGLVSTDANGRVAPGVAERWDNKQFKVWTFHLRNTAMWSDGSPVTAGDFVYSWRRLADPNVASPYASYLQYAKIANADAILSGKKPPQALGVKALDAHTLQVTLSEPVPYLLSMLTHTSMKPVKQSVVEKFGDKWTLPQHYVGNGAYRLKQWVVNERIVLERSNTYWNNAASVIEQATFLPISSEVSDVNRYRSGEIDISNSAIPPTLFGKMKREIPEQLHVNPYLCTFYYEINNKKAPFTDPRVREAVKLTLDRDIIANKIMGQGQIPAYGFTPTFTEGGNFTAPEWATWTQAQRNQRARQLLSEAGYGAGNPLKFSLLYNTSDQNKQQAIAAASMWKKNLGADVTLRNQEWKTSLESRRQGEFDVARATWCGDYNEPSAFLNLALSNSSNNTLFYKNARFDALMASSLQAPDAAARTAVYQQAETQLDKDSVLVPVYYRVSARLIKPTVGGFTGKDPLDYIDVKNLYMIKQ, from the coding sequence ATGCAGAAAACCGTTACGCGCACGCCTTTAGCTATTTTTATTACCGGACTGTTTTTTTCTGCGCTGAATACTAGCCATGCCGCTCAGATGCCTGCCGGGGTTAAACTGGCGTCACAGCAAACTATTGTGGTGAATAACGGTTCGGAAGTGGCGTCGCTGGATCCGCATAAAGTTGAAGGCAATCCGGAAAGTAATATTATCCTCAATTTACTGGAAGGACTGGTGAGCACCGACGCCAACGGGCGCGTGGCGCCGGGGGTAGCGGAGCGCTGGGACAATAAGCAGTTCAAAGTCTGGACCTTCCATCTGCGCAATACGGCCATGTGGAGCGACGGTTCTCCGGTGACCGCCGGGGATTTCGTCTACAGCTGGCGCCGCCTGGCGGATCCTAACGTCGCATCGCCTTACGCCAGCTACCTGCAGTACGCCAAGATTGCCAATGCCGATGCGATTCTGAGCGGTAAAAAACCGCCGCAGGCACTGGGGGTTAAAGCTCTTGACGCCCATACCCTGCAGGTGACGCTGAGCGAACCGGTGCCTTATTTGCTCAGTATGCTGACGCATACCTCGATGAAACCGGTCAAGCAGTCGGTGGTAGAGAAGTTTGGCGATAAGTGGACGCTGCCGCAGCATTACGTCGGTAATGGCGCCTACCGGCTGAAGCAGTGGGTGGTTAACGAGCGCATCGTGCTGGAGCGCAGCAACACCTATTGGAACAATGCGGCGTCGGTGATTGAGCAAGCCACCTTCCTGCCGATCTCCTCAGAAGTCAGCGACGTTAACCGCTACCGCAGCGGCGAGATCGATATCAGCAACAGCGCCATTCCGCCAACGCTGTTCGGCAAGATGAAACGTGAAATCCCTGAGCAACTGCACGTCAATCCTTACCTGTGTACGTTCTATTACGAAATCAATAATAAGAAGGCGCCGTTTACCGATCCGCGGGTGCGTGAAGCGGTGAAGCTGACGCTGGACCGCGACATCATCGCCAACAAAATTATGGGGCAGGGACAGATCCCGGCTTATGGGTTTACGCCAACCTTTACCGAGGGTGGCAACTTTACCGCGCCCGAGTGGGCGACATGGACACAGGCCCAGCGCAATCAACGCGCCAGGCAACTGCTGAGCGAAGCCGGCTACGGCGCGGGCAACCCGCTGAAATTCTCGCTGCTGTACAACACCTCCGATCAAAACAAACAGCAGGCGATAGCCGCTGCGTCGATGTGGAAAAAGAACCTCGGCGCAGACGTTACCCTGAGAAACCAGGAATGGAAAACGTCGCTGGAAAGCCGTCGTCAGGGGGAGTTTGACGTTGCACGCGCCACCTGGTGCGGCGATTACAACGAACCGAGCGCCTTCCTTAATCTGGCGCTGTCCAACAGCAGCAACAATACCTTGTTCTATAAAAATGCGCGCTTTGATGCGCTGATGGCCTCCAGCCTGCAGGCGCCGGACGCCGCCGCGCGCACCGCGGTGTATCAGCAGGCGGAGACGCAGCTGGATAAAGATTCGGTGCTGGTGCCGGTTTATTACCGCGTCAGTGCGCGCCTGATCAAACCGACGGTGGGTGGGTTCACCGGTAAAGATCCGCTCGATTATATCGATGTGAAAAATCTGTACATGATCAAGCAGTAA
- a CDS encoding ABC transporter ATP-binding protein, whose amino-acid sequence MTTLEYPQAAAAQAADGAPLLDVRDLRVTFSTPDGDVTAVNDLNFDLRAGETLGIVGESGSGKSQTAFALMGLLAANGRIGGSARFNGREILNLPEKQLNKLRAEEISMIFQDPMTSLNPYMRVGEQLMEVLMLHKNMSKSQAFEESVRMLDAVKMPEARKRMRMYPHEFSGGMRQRVMIAMALLCRPKLLIADEPTTALDVTVQAQIMTLLNELKREFNTAIVMITHDLGVVAGICNKVLVMYAGRTMEYGSARDVFYRPSHPYSIGLLNAVPRLDAEGESLLTIPGNPPNLLRLPKGCPFQPRCPYAMDQCASAPALEPFGEGRLRACFKPVEALV is encoded by the coding sequence ATGACTACCCTTGAATATCCGCAGGCTGCGGCCGCACAGGCGGCCGACGGCGCGCCGCTGCTGGACGTGCGCGATCTGCGCGTGACGTTTTCGACGCCGGACGGCGACGTGACGGCGGTTAACGATCTCAACTTCGACCTGCGCGCCGGCGAAACGCTGGGCATTGTCGGTGAATCCGGTTCCGGCAAGTCGCAAACCGCGTTCGCCCTGATGGGGCTGCTGGCGGCCAATGGCCGTATCGGCGGCTCGGCACGCTTTAACGGCCGGGAAATCCTCAACCTGCCGGAGAAGCAGCTCAACAAACTGCGCGCCGAAGAGATTTCGATGATCTTCCAGGATCCGATGACGTCGCTCAATCCCTATATGCGCGTGGGCGAACAGCTGATGGAAGTGCTGATGCTGCATAAGAACATGAGCAAAAGCCAGGCGTTTGAAGAGTCGGTGCGGATGCTGGATGCGGTTAAAATGCCGGAGGCGCGCAAGCGCATGCGCATGTATCCGCATGAGTTTTCCGGCGGGATGCGTCAGCGGGTGATGATCGCCATGGCGCTGCTGTGCCGGCCGAAACTGCTGATTGCCGATGAACCGACCACCGCGCTGGATGTGACGGTGCAGGCGCAGATTATGACCTTGCTGAACGAGCTGAAGCGCGAATTCAATACCGCCATCGTGATGATTACCCACGATCTGGGCGTGGTTGCCGGCATCTGCAACAAGGTGCTGGTGATGTACGCCGGGCGCACCATGGAGTACGGCAGCGCCCGCGACGTGTTCTACCGGCCGAGCCATCCGTACTCGATTGGCCTGCTCAATGCGGTGCCGCGTCTTGACGCCGAAGGTGAATCGCTGCTGACCATCCCCGGCAATCCGCCGAACCTGCTGCGGCTGCCGAAAGGCTGTCCGTTCCAGCCGCGCTGCCCGTATGCCATGGATCAGTGTGCGAGCGCTCCCGCGTTGGAGCCGTTTGGTGAAGGGCGCCTGCGCGCCTGTTTCAAGCCGGTGGAGGCCTTGGTATGA
- the oppF gene encoding murein tripeptide/oligopeptide ABC transporter ATP binding protein OppF has product MTTATEKNVLLEVADLKVHFDINDDKKWFWQPSKTLKAVDGVTLRLFEGETLGVVGESGCGKSTFARAIIGLVKATSGKVAWLGKDLLGMSDTDWRKARSDIQMIFQDPLASLNPRMTIGEIIAEPLRTYYPKMPRQEVRDKVKAMMMKVGLLPNLVNRYPHEFSGGQCQRIGIARALILEPKLVICDEPVSALDVSIQAQVVNLLQQLQREMGLSLIFIAHDLAVVKHISDRVLVMYLGHAVELGTYDEVYHNPQHPYTKALMSAVPVPDPDKEQDKQIQLLEGELPSPINPPSGCVFRTRCPIAGPECAKTRPLLEGSFRHAVSCLKVDPL; this is encoded by the coding sequence ATGACGACAGCAACCGAAAAGAACGTTCTGCTCGAAGTGGCCGATTTAAAGGTGCACTTTGATATTAATGATGACAAAAAGTGGTTCTGGCAACCGTCGAAAACGCTGAAAGCGGTAGACGGCGTGACGCTGCGCCTGTTTGAAGGGGAGACGCTGGGCGTGGTGGGGGAATCCGGCTGCGGCAAGTCGACCTTTGCCCGGGCGATTATCGGCCTGGTCAAGGCCACCAGCGGCAAGGTGGCCTGGCTGGGCAAAGATCTGCTCGGCATGAGCGATACGGACTGGCGCAAGGCGCGCAGCGATATCCAGATGATCTTCCAGGACCCGCTGGCGTCGCTGAATCCGCGTATGACCATCGGCGAGATCATCGCCGAGCCGCTGCGCACCTACTATCCGAAGATGCCGCGCCAGGAAGTGCGGGACAAGGTCAAGGCGATGATGATGAAGGTCGGCCTGCTGCCGAACCTGGTCAACCGCTACCCGCATGAGTTCTCCGGCGGCCAGTGTCAGCGTATCGGCATCGCCCGCGCGCTGATTCTGGAGCCGAAGCTGGTGATTTGCGATGAGCCGGTATCGGCGCTGGACGTCTCCATTCAGGCGCAGGTGGTCAATCTGCTGCAGCAGCTGCAGCGTGAGATGGGGCTGTCGCTGATCTTTATCGCCCACGACCTGGCGGTGGTGAAGCATATCTCCGACCGCGTGCTGGTGATGTATCTCGGCCATGCGGTGGAGTTGGGCACCTATGACGAGGTGTATCACAACCCGCAGCATCCTTATACCAAGGCGCTGATGTCGGCGGTGCCGGTGCCCGATCCGGATAAAGAGCAGGACAAGCAAATCCAGCTGTTGGAAGGGGAGCTGCCTTCGCCGATTAATCCGCCTTCCGGCTGCGTATTCCGCACGCGCTGCCCGATTGCCGGGCCGGAGTGCGCCAAAACGCGTCCGCTGCTGGAGGGCAGTTTCCGCCATGCGGTCTCCTGCCTGAAGGTGGACCCGCTGTAA
- the oppA gene encoding oligopeptide ABC transporter substrate-binding protein OppA, producing the protein MTNITKKSLLAAGIMAALGLGASAIAAEVPAGVQLADKQEIVKNNGSEVQSLDPHKIEGVPENNVTRDLIEGLANNTPDGGIEPGVAESWDNKDYKVWTFHLRKDAKWSNGKPVTAQDFVYSWQRIVDPNTASPYASYLQYAHVENVDDIIAGKKDKSTLGVKALDDHTFQVTLSEPVPYLVEMTPHYGMKPVYKEAVEKFGEKWTLPQNYVSNGAYKLKDWVVNERIVLERNPEYWNNGKTIINKVTFLPIASEVTDVNRYRTGEIDMTYNYLPIELYQKLKKEIPQQVHVDPYLCTYYYEVNNQKAPFTDARVREALKLGLDRDIIVNKVKNQGDLPAYGLTPPYTDGAKLTPPAWFGWSQEKRNEEAKKLLAEAGYGPGKPLTFSLLYNTSDLHKKLAIAAASIWKKNLGVNVKLVNQEWKTFLDTRHQGNYDVARAGWCADYNEPSSFLNMMLSDSSSNTTHYKSEAFDKLMANVLTAKSKDERAALYQKAEVLLDKDSAIVPVYYYVNARLVKPYVGGYTGKDPLDNVYDKNLYIIKH; encoded by the coding sequence ATGACCAACATCACAAAGAAAAGCCTGCTGGCCGCCGGTATTATGGCCGCGCTAGGCCTCGGCGCCAGCGCAATCGCCGCCGAGGTGCCGGCGGGGGTACAACTGGCTGACAAACAGGAGATCGTTAAAAATAACGGCTCTGAAGTGCAGTCGCTGGATCCGCATAAAATTGAAGGGGTGCCGGAAAATAACGTCACCCGCGATTTAATCGAAGGCCTGGCCAATAATACGCCGGACGGCGGTATTGAGCCGGGCGTGGCGGAAAGCTGGGATAATAAAGATTACAAGGTATGGACGTTCCACCTGCGTAAAGACGCCAAATGGTCGAACGGTAAGCCGGTTACGGCGCAGGACTTCGTTTATAGCTGGCAGCGCATCGTGGACCCGAACACCGCCTCGCCATATGCCAGCTATCTGCAGTATGCGCACGTGGAAAACGTCGATGACATCATCGCCGGCAAAAAAGATAAATCGACCCTGGGGGTGAAAGCGCTGGACGACCACACCTTCCAGGTGACGCTGAGCGAACCGGTGCCTTATCTGGTGGAGATGACGCCGCACTACGGCATGAAGCCGGTGTATAAAGAGGCGGTGGAGAAGTTTGGCGAAAAGTGGACTTTGCCACAGAACTATGTCAGCAACGGTGCCTATAAGCTGAAAGACTGGGTGGTTAACGAACGCATCGTGCTGGAGCGCAACCCGGAATACTGGAACAACGGCAAAACCATCATCAACAAAGTGACGTTCCTGCCAATTGCCTCTGAGGTGACCGACGTAAACCGTTACCGTACCGGCGAGATCGACATGACCTATAACTACTTGCCTATTGAGCTATATCAGAAACTGAAAAAAGAGATCCCGCAACAGGTACACGTCGACCCGTATCTGTGTACCTACTACTATGAAGTCAATAATCAGAAAGCACCGTTTACCGATGCGCGCGTGCGCGAAGCGCTGAAACTGGGCCTCGACCGCGATATTATCGTCAATAAAGTGAAGAATCAGGGCGACCTGCCGGCCTATGGCCTTACGCCGCCGTACACCGACGGAGCGAAGCTGACGCCGCCGGCGTGGTTCGGCTGGAGCCAGGAAAAACGCAACGAAGAAGCGAAAAAACTGCTGGCGGAAGCCGGTTACGGCCCGGGTAAGCCGCTGACTTTCAGCCTGCTGTATAACACCTCGGATCTGCATAAGAAACTGGCCATCGCCGCCGCCTCCATCTGGAAGAAAAACCTGGGCGTCAACGTCAAACTGGTCAACCAGGAGTGGAAAACCTTCCTTGATACCCGCCATCAGGGCAACTATGACGTGGCGCGCGCCGGCTGGTGTGCCGACTACAACGAACCGAGCTCCTTCCTGAATATGATGCTGTCCGACAGCAGCAGTAACACGACGCACTATAAGAGCGAAGCTTTCGATAAGCTGATGGCCAATGTGTTGACGGCGAAAAGCAAAGATGAGCGCGCCGCTCTCTATCAGAAGGCGGAAGTGCTGCTGGATAAAGACTCTGCCATCGTGCCGGTCTATTACTACGTGAACGCCCGTCTGGTGAAACCTTACGTGGGCGGTTATACCGGTAAAGACCCGCTTGATAACGTGTACGATAAAAATCTGTACATCATCAAACATTGA
- the cls gene encoding cardiolipin synthase yields the protein MTTFYTVISWLLVFGYWLLIAGVTLRILMKRRAVPSAMAWLLIIYILPLVGIVAYLSFGELHLGKRRAERAKAMWPSTARWLNELKESRRIFATQYSEVALPLFQLCHRRQGIDGVKGNQLQLLTTTDATLKAMIRDIELARHNIEMVFYIWQPGGLADQVAESLMAAARRGVHCRVMLDSAGSLQFFRSPYPNMMRNAGIEVVEALKVNLLRVFLRRMDLRQHRKVVLIDNYIAYTGSMNMVDPRYFKQDAGVGQWIDLMARMEGPVATTMGIVYACDWEIETGKRILPPPPDMNIMPFEQESGHTIQVIASGPGFPEEMIHQALLTAVYSAREQLIMTTPYFVPSDDLLHAICTAALRGVEVSIIVPRDNDSMMVRWASRAFFSELLEAGVKIYQFEGGLLHTKSVLVDGQLSLVGTVNLDMRSLWLNFEITLVIDDDGFGSDLACVQDDYIARSRLLESKEWLKRPFWHRILERVFYFFSPLL from the coding sequence ATGACAACATTTTATACCGTAATCAGTTGGCTGCTGGTGTTCGGCTACTGGCTACTTATCGCCGGTGTTACCCTGCGTATTTTGATGAAACGTCGCGCCGTGCCTTCGGCTATGGCCTGGCTGTTGATTATCTACATTCTGCCGCTGGTCGGCATCGTCGCTTATTTATCCTTTGGCGAGCTGCATTTGGGGAAACGTCGCGCCGAACGCGCCAAGGCCATGTGGCCTTCCACCGCGCGCTGGCTGAATGAGTTGAAGGAAAGCCGTCGGATTTTCGCCACACAATACAGTGAAGTGGCGCTGCCGCTGTTTCAGCTCTGCCACCGGCGCCAGGGCATCGACGGCGTCAAGGGCAACCAGCTGCAGTTGCTGACCACCACCGACGCCACGCTGAAGGCGATGATTCGCGATATTGAGCTGGCGCGACACAATATCGAGATGGTGTTCTATATCTGGCAGCCCGGCGGGCTGGCCGATCAGGTTGCCGAGTCGCTAATGGCCGCCGCGCGCCGCGGCGTCCACTGCCGCGTGATGCTCGACTCCGCCGGCAGTCTGCAGTTCTTCCGCAGCCCATATCCGAACATGATGCGTAACGCCGGCATCGAAGTGGTCGAAGCGCTGAAAGTAAATCTGCTGCGCGTATTCCTGCGTCGTATGGACCTGCGCCAGCACCGTAAGGTGGTGCTGATCGACAATTACATCGCCTATACCGGCAGCATGAACATGGTAGACCCACGCTATTTCAAGCAGGACGCCGGAGTCGGCCAGTGGATCGACCTGATGGCGCGCATGGAAGGCCCGGTCGCCACGACGATGGGGATCGTATACGCCTGCGACTGGGAGATTGAAACCGGCAAGCGCATCTTACCGCCGCCGCCGGATATGAATATTATGCCGTTTGAGCAGGAAAGCGGCCATACCATTCAGGTGATCGCTTCCGGCCCCGGCTTCCCGGAGGAGATGATCCACCAGGCGCTGCTGACGGCGGTCTATTCCGCGCGCGAGCAGCTGATTATGACCACCCCCTACTTCGTGCCGAGCGATGACCTGCTGCACGCCATCTGCACCGCCGCACTGCGTGGCGTTGAGGTCAGCATTATCGTACCGCGCGATAACGACTCGATGATGGTGCGCTGGGCCAGCCGGGCCTTTTTCTCCGAGCTGCTGGAAGCCGGAGTGAAAATTTACCAGTTCGAAGGCGGCCTGCTGCATACCAAGAGCGTGCTGGTCGACGGCCAACTAAGCCTGGTGGGCACCGTAAATCTGGATATGCGCAGCCTGTGGCTGAATTTTGAAATCACGCTGGTGATCGATGATGACGGCTTCGGCAGCGATCTGGCCTGCGTCCAGGACGATTATATCGCCCGCTCCAGACTGCTGGAGTCCAAAGAGTGGCTGAAGCGGCCGTTCTGGCACCGTATCCTTGAACGCGTATTTTACTTTTTCAGCCCGCTGCTGTAA
- a CDS encoding HI1450 family dsDNA-mimic protein, whose amino-acid sequence MDLNNRLTEDETLEQAYDIFLELAGDNLDPADILLFNLQFEERGGAELYDPSEDWHEHVDYDLNPDFFAEVVIGLAESDGEPINDVFARVLICREKDHKLCHILWKE is encoded by the coding sequence ATGGATTTGAATAACCGCCTTACCGAAGACGAAACGCTGGAGCAGGCATACGATATCTTCCTCGAACTGGCCGGCGACAATCTGGATCCGGCGGATATTCTGCTGTTCAATCTGCAGTTTGAGGAGCGCGGCGGCGCCGAGCTGTACGATCCGTCGGAAGACTGGCATGAGCATGTCGATTACGACTTAAACCCGGACTTCTTTGCCGAAGTGGTGATTGGCCTGGCGGAAAGCGACGGCGAACCGATCAACGACGTGTTTGCCCGCGTGCTGATCTGCCGCGAGAAAGACCACAAGCTGTGCCATATTTTGTGGAAAGAGTAA
- the oppC gene encoding oligopeptide ABC transporter permease OppC → MMLTKKNSEALENFSEKLEVEGRSLWQDARRRFMHNRAALGSLIVLALITLFVIIAPWLSQFAYDDTDWGMMSAPPDLESAHYFGTDSSGRDLLVRVAIGGRISLMVGVAAALVAVVVGTLYGSLSGYLGGKVDSVMMRLLEILNSFPFMFFVILLVTFFGQNIFLIFVAIGMVSWLDMARIVRGQTLSLKRKEFIEAALVCGVSTRNIVLRHIVPNVLGVVVVYASLLVPSMILFESFLSFLGLGTQEPLSSWGALLSDGANSMEVSPWLLLFPAGFLVVTLFCFNFIGDGLRDALDPKDR, encoded by the coding sequence ATGATGTTGACCAAAAAGAACAGCGAAGCTCTGGAAAACTTCAGCGAAAAGCTGGAGGTCGAGGGGCGCAGCCTGTGGCAGGACGCCCGTCGGCGCTTTATGCATAACCGCGCGGCGCTGGGCAGCCTGATCGTGCTGGCGCTGATTACCCTGTTTGTGATTATCGCGCCGTGGCTGTCGCAGTTTGCGTATGACGACACCGACTGGGGGATGATGTCGGCGCCGCCGGATCTGGAGTCCGCCCACTATTTCGGCACCGACTCTTCCGGCCGCGATCTGTTGGTGCGCGTGGCCATCGGCGGACGTATCTCCCTGATGGTCGGCGTGGCGGCGGCGCTGGTGGCCGTCGTGGTCGGTACGCTGTACGGCTCGCTGTCCGGCTATCTGGGTGGCAAGGTTGACTCAGTGATGATGCGCCTGCTGGAGATCCTCAACTCCTTCCCGTTCATGTTCTTCGTGATCCTGCTGGTGACCTTCTTTGGGCAGAATATTTTTCTGATCTTCGTGGCGATCGGCATGGTGTCGTGGCTGGATATGGCGCGTATCGTACGCGGCCAGACGCTGAGCCTGAAGCGTAAAGAGTTTATCGAAGCGGCGCTGGTGTGCGGCGTCTCCACCCGCAACATCGTACTGCGCCATATTGTGCCGAACGTACTGGGGGTGGTGGTGGTGTATGCCTCGCTGCTGGTGCCCAGCATGATCCTGTTTGAGTCTTTCCTCAGCTTCCTGGGGTTAGGGACGCAGGAGCCGTTAAGCAGCTGGGGCGCCTTGCTCAGCGACGGCGCCAACTCGATGGAGGTTTCACCGTGGCTGCTGCTGTTCCCGGCCGGTTTCCTGGTGGTCACCCTGTTTTGTTTCAACTTTATCGGCGATGGCCTGCGTGACGCCCTCGACCCGAAAGATCGTTAA
- a CDS encoding YciY family protein: MRRSRNEVARWRMMRQNQRRRHRWLERQSRGYRHIMQVRRLLDNQHRRSLLFTVSCEW; encoded by the coding sequence ATGAGACGCAGTAGAAATGAAGTGGCCCGTTGGCGGATGATGCGGCAGAATCAGCGGCGCAGGCATCGCTGGCTGGAGCGCCAGTCGCGAGGGTATCGGCATATTATGCAGGTGCGGCGCCTTCTGGATAATCAGCACCGGCGTTCCTTGCTGTTTACTGTGTCTTGCGAATGGTGA
- the oppB gene encoding oligopeptide ABC transporter permease OppB, protein MLKFILRRLLEAIPTLFILITISFFMMRLAPGSPFTGERALPPEVLANIEAKYHLNDPIWKQYGNYLLQLSKGDFGPSFKYKDYSVNDLVAGSFPVSAKLGAAAFLLAVILGVSAGVIAALKQNTKWDYTVMGFAMTGVVIPSFVVAPLLVLIFAITLKWLPGGGWNGGAFKFMVLPMVALSLAYIASIARITRGSMIEVLHSNFIRTARAKGLPMRRIIFRHALKPALLPVLSYMGPAFVGIITGSMVIETIYGLPGIGQLFVNGALNRDYSLVLSLTILVGGLTILFNAIVDVLYAVIDPKIRY, encoded by the coding sequence ATGCTGAAATTTATACTTCGACGCCTGTTAGAGGCGATCCCGACACTATTTATTCTTATCACCATTTCATTCTTTATGATGCGGCTGGCGCCCGGCAGTCCGTTTACCGGCGAACGCGCGTTGCCGCCGGAAGTACTGGCGAATATCGAAGCCAAATATCATCTCAACGATCCCATCTGGAAACAGTACGGCAATTATCTGCTGCAGCTGTCGAAAGGGGATTTCGGCCCGTCGTTTAAATACAAAGACTATTCGGTGAATGATCTGGTGGCCGGTTCATTCCCGGTATCGGCCAAACTGGGGGCGGCGGCGTTTCTGCTGGCGGTGATCCTGGGCGTCAGCGCCGGGGTGATCGCGGCGCTGAAGCAAAATACCAAATGGGACTATACGGTGATGGGGTTCGCCATGACCGGGGTGGTGATACCCAGTTTCGTGGTGGCGCCGCTGCTGGTGCTGATCTTCGCCATCACGCTGAAGTGGCTGCCGGGCGGCGGCTGGAACGGCGGCGCCTTCAAATTTATGGTCCTGCCGATGGTGGCGCTGTCGCTGGCCTATATCGCCAGCATCGCGCGTATTACCCGCGGCTCGATGATTGAAGTGCTGCACTCCAACTTTATCCGTACCGCGCGCGCCAAAGGCCTGCCGATGCGGCGCATTATTTTCCGCCATGCGCTTAAACCGGCGCTGCTGCCGGTGCTGTCATACATGGGTCCGGCGTTTGTCGGCATCATTACCGGCTCGATGGTGATTGAAACCATCTACGGCCTGCCGGGCATCGGGCAGTTGTTCGTCAACGGCGCGCTGAACCGCGACTACTCGCTGGTACTGAGCCTGACGATCCTGGTCGGCGGCCTGACGATTCTGTTCAATGCGATTGTTGACGTGCTGTATGCCGTTATCGATCCGAAAATTCGCTATTAA
- a CDS encoding YchE family NAAT transporter, which translates to MGQSLLDFSGYIKFFVGLFALVNPVGILPVFISMTSYQAEAGRNKTNLTANLSVAIILWTSLFIGEGILRLFGISIDSFRIAGGILVVTIAMSMISGKLGEDKQNKQEKSESAIRESIGVVPLALPLMAGPGAISSTIVWSSRYHSWQNLLGFTLAIALFAFCCWLLFRAAPLLVRLLGQTGINVITRIMGLLLMALGIEFIVTGVKAIFPGLL; encoded by the coding sequence GTGGGGCAATCATTGTTGGATTTTTCCGGCTATATCAAATTCTTTGTTGGCCTGTTTGCGCTGGTGAACCCCGTAGGGATTTTGCCGGTTTTTATCAGTATGACCAGCTACCAGGCGGAAGCCGGACGTAACAAAACCAATCTGACCGCCAACCTTTCCGTGGCGATTATCCTGTGGACGTCATTGTTTATCGGCGAAGGGATTCTGCGCCTGTTCGGCATCTCTATTGATTCGTTTCGTATTGCCGGCGGGATCCTGGTGGTAACTATTGCCATGTCGATGATCAGCGGCAAGCTGGGGGAAGATAAACAAAACAAGCAGGAGAAATCGGAAAGCGCGATCCGCGAAAGCATTGGCGTGGTGCCGCTGGCGCTGCCGCTGATGGCCGGGCCAGGGGCGATCAGCTCGACCATTGTCTGGAGTTCCCGCTACCACAGCTGGCAGAACCTGCTGGGGTTCACGCTGGCGATTGCGCTGTTTGCCTTCTGCTGCTGGCTGCTTTTCCGCGCAGCGCCTTTATTAGTTCGTTTATTGGGGCAGACCGGCATCAACGTTATCACACGCATTATGGGCTTGTTGCTGATGGCGTTAGGCATTGAATTTATTGTTACCGGCGTGAAGGCTATTTTCCCCGGTTTACTCTGA
- a CDS encoding TetR/AcrR family transcriptional regulator has product MGRQRSIDRDRVLDAAEEIIATQGASGLTIDSVAKAMGISKGGVQYCFGSKDALIDAMFDRWGKAYDNVFNQIAGDDPAPLTRVRAHMLATCNSDHTSSAKAAGLMATLIQTPEHLQSSREWYRERIDGLDLDSEEDKRARLAFLATEGAFMLRYFGLMDISEQEWASMFADMQRYILDAQSAS; this is encoded by the coding sequence ATGGGGCGACAGCGAAGTATCGATCGCGATCGAGTGTTGGATGCGGCGGAAGAAATCATTGCAACGCAAGGGGCATCCGGCCTGACGATTGATTCCGTGGCGAAGGCGATGGGGATTTCGAAGGGCGGCGTACAGTACTGTTTCGGCAGTAAGGACGCGCTGATCGACGCCATGTTTGATCGCTGGGGTAAGGCGTATGATAACGTTTTTAACCAGATTGCCGGCGACGACCCTGCGCCGTTGACCAGGGTGCGGGCGCATATGCTGGCGACCTGCAACTCCGATCACACCTCCAGCGCCAAGGCGGCAGGTCTGATGGCGACCCTGATACAAACCCCTGAGCATCTGCAGAGCAGCCGGGAGTGGTACCGCGAGCGGATTGACGGCCTTGACCTGGATAGTGAAGAGGATAAACGCGCCCGGCTGGCGTTCCTGGCTACCGAAGGGGCCTTTATGCTGCGTTATTTTGGCCTGATGGACATCTCCGAACAGGAATGGGCATCGATGTTTGCCGATATGCAGCGCTATATACTGGATGCGCAGTCGGCGTCATAA